A genomic segment from Flavobacterium inviolabile encodes:
- a CDS encoding protein rep, whose translation MDVAKEKGDNEKQKSYWNSYYCQNRVTSVDGRLYGNYCKNRFCTLCCSIRKAEIINKYYPIIEQWDEPCFVTLTVKACSAARLRVMVKKVMQGFQRIKDRHKKNYLRGNGIKLIGVKSLECNFNPAKKTYNPHLHLIVANKKMAEILIQDWLKLWTPKFAKRQAQDMREIFNAETGLIEIIKYGSKIFTELDIKKKGENASYQIYVSAFDNILTAMKGIRIFERFGFNAEKKAEVIVKEPQPVTNYQEWELLRLAKYNNN comes from the coding sequence ATGGATGTAGCAAAAGAAAAAGGCGATAATGAAAAGCAGAAAAGTTATTGGAACAGTTATTATTGCCAAAACCGAGTTACAAGTGTTGATGGTCGTTTGTATGGCAACTATTGCAAAAATAGATTTTGCACCCTTTGTTGCAGCATCAGGAAAGCCGAAATCATAAACAAATATTATCCGATCATTGAGCAATGGGATGAGCCTTGTTTTGTAACGTTAACTGTCAAAGCCTGTTCAGCTGCAAGGTTAAGGGTAATGGTCAAAAAAGTTATGCAGGGATTCCAACGGATAAAAGACAGGCATAAAAAGAACTATCTGAGAGGAAATGGAATTAAGCTGATTGGCGTTAAATCATTGGAGTGTAATTTCAATCCGGCAAAAAAGACTTATAATCCTCATTTACACCTTATCGTTGCCAATAAGAAAATGGCGGAAATATTGATTCAGGATTGGCTAAAACTATGGACACCAAAATTTGCAAAAAGACAGGCACAGGATATGAGAGAAATTTTCAACGCTGAAACAGGGTTGATAGAGATTATAAAATATGGAAGTAAAATATTTACTGAGCTGGATATAAAGAAAAAAGGTGAAAATGCTTCCTATCAAATCTATGTTTCAGCTTTTGATAATATTCTAACTGCTATGAAAGGCATCCGCATTTTTGAGCGTTTTGGATTCAACGCTGAAAAGAAAGCTGAGGTAATAGTTAAAGAACCTCAACCGGTTACTAATTATCAGGAATGGGAATTGCTTCGATTGGCAAAATACAACAACAACTGA